The genomic stretch TGAGATCCTGAAAGAAAACATCCCTGTCGATCAGGATATCATCTCAGAGTATAAATGTGTTCTGGATCAGCTTGAACATAGATTCGACCTTATCAAAAGGACCCTCATCGATAACGGTGTCAAACCGGACAGCTTTGACGCAGTCGTCGGAAGGGGGGGTATACTGGCTCCAATGCCCAGCGGGACATATCTTGTAACAGAAGAGATGACAGGTTACCTTAAAGATGCTCCACGAGGGGAACACGCATCAAATCTCGGAGCGTTCATAGCTGAAAAATTTGCACATATGTCAGGCTGCGAAGCATATATCGTCGATCCTGTCTCAGTTGATGAACTTACTGACGTAGCAAGGATATCGGGAGCACCTGAAATCAAAAGATCAAGCCTCGTCCATGCGCTGAACCAGAAAGCCGTGGCAAGAAAAGTTGCGGCTGATCTGGGGAAAAAATATGAGGACTGCAGGTTCGTTGTAGCGCATCTCGGAACAGGCATAACCATCGGAGCCCATTCCAGCGGCAAGATCGTCGATGTAGTAGGTGCAAAAGCTGACGGCCCATTCTCGCCTGAACGCGCCGGAGGGCTTCCCGTCGGAGAACTGGTCGATCTAATCTTCAGCGGCAGGTACACCAAGGAGGAACTTAAGAAAAAACTGCTTTCGGGATGGGGTATTGTGGCCTATCTGGGAACGCGCGATATTAGGGAAGCCTTCAAAATGGCCGAAAACGATCCGGAAGCTCGGATAATCCTGGAAGCTTTTGTATATCAGATCGCGAAAGGTATTGGAGAGCTCTGCACGGTGCTTGACGGTGAGATCGATGCTGTGATACTGACGGGAGGCATGGCCCACTCAGACCGCCTGATGGAAATGCTTAAGAAAAAAATAAAATTTCTTGCTCCAATAGTCATAATACCCGGAGAGAACGAACTGGAAGCACTTTACAAAGGTGCCGAAAGGGTTCTTCGGAAAGAAGAGAGACCAAGGATTTACCCCGGCGGAGAATATATCTGATAAACTAATTACCCAAATGATCTGTAAAATTAAATGATTACAGATAATACGGTAATTCTCCCCACTCACTGTCAGACAGAATATGAGAGAATAGAGCCAATATAACTCACCGGAGGTGTTGGTCTTGATTTTAAAAAAACGCCGTGGAGGATGCCCTCCCTGAATATTGTTTCTGCCGATCGTGGCGGTCGCCGCGTCATTTTCATGGATAGTAGCCAAAGTAAAGGG from Synergistetes bacterium HGW-Synergistetes-1 encodes the following:
- the buk gene encoding butyrate kinase; the encoded protein is MYRILAVNPGSTSTKIAVYENGDEILKENIPVDQDIISEYKCVLDQLEHRFDLIKRTLIDNGVKPDSFDAVVGRGGILAPMPSGTYLVTEEMTGYLKDAPRGEHASNLGAFIAEKFAHMSGCEAYIVDPVSVDELTDVARISGAPEIKRSSLVHALNQKAVARKVAADLGKKYEDCRFVVAHLGTGITIGAHSSGKIVDVVGAKADGPFSPERAGGLPVGELVDLIFSGRYTKEELKKKLLSGWGIVAYLGTRDIREAFKMAENDPEARIILEAFVYQIAKGIGELCTVLDGEIDAVILTGGMAHSDRLMEMLKKKIKFLAPIVIIPGENELEALYKGAERVLRKEERPRIYPGGEYI